One segment of Panicum virgatum strain AP13 chromosome 1K, P.virgatum_v5, whole genome shotgun sequence DNA contains the following:
- the LOC120657253 gene encoding putative ripening-related protein 2: protein MSSTASLLVLALAGLLLVTFPGLCVGTAAAHHRRPNGNQCHPSGSLEGPSTGHICGECCKPGHLYPKYQCSPPVTKSTRAVMTLNNFEEGGDGGDPSECDGKYHYNTERVVALSTGWYNHGKRCGKNIRINAKGRSVLAKVVDECDSMHGCDKPHAFQPPCEPNIVDASQAVWDALDITGDEVGDYPITWSDA from the coding sequence atgtcgtcgacAGCCAGCCTCCTCGTGCTTGCTCTGGCAGGCCTCCTGCTCGTCACCTTCCCGGGCCTCTGCGTCGGCACCGCCGCAGCTCATCACCGCCGCCCCAACGGCAACCAGTGCCACCCGAGCGGCTCGTTGGAGGGGCCGAGCACGGGCCACATCTGCGGGGAGTGCTGCAAGCCCGGGCACCTCTACCCGAAGTACCAGTGctcgccgccggtcaccaaaaGCACTAGGGCCGTCATGACGCTCAACAACTTTGAAGAGGGCGGAGATGGCGGCGACCCGTCAGAGTGCGACGGCAAGTACCACTACAACACCGAGCGCGTGGTGGCGCTGTCCACGGGGTGGTACAACCACGGCAAGCGCTGTGGCAAGAACATACGGATCAACGCCAAGGGCAGGTCCGTGCTTGCCAAGGTCGTGGACGAGTGCGACAGCATGCACGGTTGCGACAAGCCGCATGCCTTCCAGCCTCCTTGCGAGCCCAACATCGTTGACGCATCCCAGGCCGTGTGGGATGCGCTAGACATCACCGGGGATGAGGTCGGCGACTACCCTATCACCTGGTCGGACGCATGA
- the LOC120657272 gene encoding putative ripening-related protein 2, with protein sequence MSSTASLLVLALAGLLLVTFPGLCTGTAAAHHRPNGNQCHPSGSLEGPSTGHICGECCKPGHLYPKYQCSPPVTKSTRAVMTLNNFEEGGDGGDPSECDGKYHYNTERVVALSTGWYNHGRRCGKNIRISAKGRSVLAKVVDECDSLHGCDKPHAFQPPCEPNIVDASQAVWDALDITGDEVGDYPITWTDA encoded by the coding sequence ATGTCGTCGACAGCAAGCCTCCTCGTGCTTGCTCTGGCAGGCCTCCTGCTCGTCACCTTCCCAGGCCTCTGCACCGGCACCGCCGCAGCTCATCACCGCCCCAACGGCAACCAGTGCCACCCAAGCGGCTCGTTGGAGGGGCCGAGCACGGGCCACATCTGCGGGGAGTGCTGCAAGCCCGGGCACCTCTATCCGAAGTACCAGTGCTCGCCACCGGTCACCAAAAGCACCAGGGCCGTCATGACGCTCAACAACTTCGAGGAGGGCGGAGATGGCGGTGACCCGTCGGAGTGCGACGGCAAATACCACTACAACACGGAGCGCGTGGTGGCGTTGTCCACGGGGTGGTACAACCACGGCAGGCGTTGCGGCAAGAACATACGGATCAGCGCCAAGGGCAGGTCCGTGCTCGCCAAGGTCGTGGATGAGTGCGACAGCCTGCACGGTTGTGACAAGCCGCACGCCTTCCAGCCGCCGTGCGAGCCCAACATTGTCGACGCGTCCCAGGCCGTGTGGGATGCGTTGGACATCACCGGGGATGAGGTTGGCGACTACCCTATCACCTGGACGGACGCATGA
- the LOC120655565 gene encoding circumsporozoite protein-like, giving the protein MAGSPRLTSASGSPGSPELGGPVVRCGSPAAGEARRGSPAARRSAGLPHQGRAARQPTLRALVGVGGLVPRVFASGGEPPGSPEIQRLHGGREVGLGPLGDSHGGAEASRWRGGCDGEAATAGSPRLTSASGSPGSPELGGPTVRCGSPAAGETRRGSPVAGRRDGPAARRSAGLPHQGRAARQPTLRALAGVGGLVPRVFASGGGEPPW; this is encoded by the exons ATGGCGGGCTCCCCGAGGCTGACCTCCGCGAGCGGCAGCCCGGGCTCCCCGGAGCTCGGCGGACCGGTGGTGCGGTGCGGCAGCCCGGCTgcgggggaggcgcggcgcggcagcccggcggcgaggaggtccgCCGGCTTACCCCATcaggggcgagcggcgcggcagcCTACACTCCGAGCtctcgtcggcgtcggcgggctCGTCCCCCGGGTGTTCGCCTCCGGCGGCGAGCCCCCTGGTAGCCCCGAG aTCCAGCGACTCCATGGCGGCAGGGAGGTGGGGCTCGGGCCGCTCGGCGATTCGCACGGCGGTGCGGAGGCGAGCCGGTGGCGGGGCGGCTGCGACGGCGAGGCTGCGACGGCGGGCTCCCCGAGGCTGACCTCCGCAAGCGGCAGCCCGGGCTCCCCGGAGCTTGGCGGACCGACGGTGCGGTGCGGCAGCCCGGCTGCGGGAGAGACGCGGCGCGGTAGCCCGGTGGCCGGGAGGCGCGACggcccggcggcgaggaggtccgCCGGCTTACCCCATcaggggcgagcggcgcggcagcCTACACTCCGAGctctcgccggcgtcggcgggcTCGTTCCCCGGGTGttcgcctccggcggcggcgagcccccCTGGTAG